The sequence CGATCGGAAGGATCGAAAGATCGGGAGGCTTCCAGTCATCCCGGATTTCGGGACATTTCACCAGCTGCAGCACTGAAAGCAGCGGACTCGGCTCACTTATCCAGGTGAGCAATCAGGTCATCGACGATGGGCTTCAAATTCGCCTCAATAACGTCTTTGCACTCTCGATAAATCGCCAGATCTCCACCGATTGGATCCGGGATGTCGCGGCCGTCGCGGCCGAGGACCGAGACCCGATCCTGGAGTTCGGGACGATGCGTGACGATGATATCACGATGATGTCTGGTCAAAGTATACACATGATCGGAGCGTTCCAACAGCGATTGTGTCAAAGGCTGGCTCTGATGAGCCGTCAGATCGACGCCTTCGGCTGCGAGTAATTCAACCGCCTCGGCACTGGCCGGCAACCCGTAATCCGCCGCGATCCCGGCGGATGCGACTTCAATTCCGTATCGTGAGACCTCGGACGGTGAGCAGTTCAATCGTTCCGCAAGCATTTTGCGACACAGGACTTCCGCCATCGGACTGCGGCAGGTGTTGCCAGTACAAACGAAAAGCACGCCGGCGCGACCTTTCTCCAGAATCGTTGATTCATTCATTTCGCTGGACGGAATAATTCTGACTCCCTCGTCGGAAAACTCCACGATAGCGGGCGGACCATCGGCCTGCACGATGCCGGTCTCGATCACGTAATTCAAACAGTTTGGAAGGCAGTCTACAAGGCTGGACGCTGTTTGACAGCAGCGAAACGCCGTGTTTCCAGTGATTTCCCTAGGCCAGAGCAGGTAGAGCGGCCAGGCCGTGTAAGGATGGATAAACTTGGACAGAGATCCCGAGCTGGCCAGAACCGATCGGCTGGTCGACACCTGGGACCAGGCGACCCGCCGCGTTTCCGACTCCAGCAGGGAAAGATCCTCGGGTCGGTCGAACAGCAAAGTCTTGTTCGTCGAAGGAAATCGCAGCACGAGAGAACCGGCTGCCGAACGGGACAGGAGCCGCCACGCCGGCTTGGGCAACTCAGGCAGGTAATCGTGAATCTCTTCGGGATGCCGCAACGCGAGGACGATCTCGGCCGAATTCTCCCCCCCTTCGAGGCAACTGTGCAGCTTTCGGGCACTGCGACAGGCCGCCGCGTAGCCGTAATCAGTCGCTACCCCGACGATCTCGCCAGCCGCGAGCCGCGCAACCGCTTCCTGTCCAGCATCGACGCTATCGTCCAGATCGTGACAGGTTCGCAAAATCACAAAACTCGTTTCCCGAAGCCAATTTAACGCTCGTTTGACGCAGGCGCTGCGTCACCGGCCGTCTGCAGTTGCCGACATGATATCAGTCTTCGTCCCGGACGGCGAAAACAATCTGTTCGGAGTTTTGCGTGAAGACCGGATCGCCATCCGAAATTCGTCCAGAATCGCCCGCTCTTAGCGGTTTTCGTACCGTTCGCGACTCCACTCTCGAGCCAGATCACAGAGAATCTCGAGCGTCGACTGGTCCGCCGAGGTCGCCACAATACCGGGCAACCGCAGCATATCGGCCCGTTCATCCATCCACATTTCCGAGAAATTCACGGTCTGACCATCGTGAACCCAGACCGAGTCGCCTCCCAGTTGTCGGGCGATCTGCCACGAGACCGGGTAATCATACACATTGGGCGTGTGAATGAGCGAACCGCCGAATTCGCCCGTCGCCAGCAACGGGTAAATGCTGCCGGGCATATCATCCGGAGCCACGCCTTCCAGCCCGGCCCGCGTCACATCTTCGGACCGTTCCACATCCCGCTGCTGGAAGCCGATCAGATAGATCTTCTTTGAATGCGGGCGAGTCTTCGCGTCAATCGGGGTGAGGGAATCGAGGACATCCCGGGCCGGGCGAGCTGGATCGTCTGCTCCGGTGACGATTCGATCGGGATGAACTTCGACCCAGCCGCCATGTTCGCCGAACGCCGGCAGATAGACCAGCGAATAGATGACCTCATCAACGGTTCGCAGATGCAGCATCACCGCGTAGCCATCGCCGCTTTTGTCCCGGAACTGCTTGGTGCCGTCGATCGGATCCAGAGCGATGATGTATTCGCCTTCGGAGGCAAACCGGGTCAGATCGCCGGTCGATTCCTCGGCTTCAATCCGGCATTTGAGCAGTTCCGGAGCCCGATCCCGCATGGCATTGATGAGCAGGTCCTGAATCGTAAGATCAGCCAGCGTCAGGGCATCGGTCAACGCGCTGCCGGACGTCTTAGCCGTGATCGCAATGTTATGCTTGCGGAGTTCCCGAGCCAGGCTGCCGGACCAGCGCATCACGTCCGGCATGTGTTTCGACAGGGCGGCGATGATTTCTTTACGCATGGCAATCTTCACTGGGGCCGGGGACGGAGCCCTGTTTTTCAGGGCGAGAGAATGGCCGGCAGTGTAAACGAGACTGTATTCATCGTACAGTCAGCCCAATTCTCAGGCCGAGAAATCAGCGCTGGGGGCTCGCTTCAAGCGTTTCAATCTTCGCAATTTCTCGAGAATAACCGTAGCGATCAAAGTCAACGCCCATCCATTTCTGGACAGCAAGTGCCGCTTCCTCCGTCAGATAGGTATGAGCACCGTCCCGCTGACCGACAGTCGGATTCAGCTGCGGCAATTTCCCGCCCCGCCCCATGACAAAGGGGAGCTGAGCGAAATCGCGTTCCAGATGCTCCATTCGCAGAATCGTGCTGAAGTTGATGTCGCCATGTCGGGCCGACTGCGTCATCAGGAGTTGCTGTTGTGAGGACGACATGTCTCCCAGATGCGGCTGGACGGAGGCGGCCCACCGGGCGAACGCTTCGAACGAATCGGGGTTCTCGCACATCTGACGGAACTGATACCGGTCCTTGCCCCGCATACAGGTGCTCCACCAGATCGAAACCGCTCTGGTGTAAGGGTTTCTGCATGTCGTGAAGAGCAGCCAGTCCGAGGGAATCTCGCTGACATCGCAGCAATGGAAGTCGCCGTAGCGGTGACCGTCGTAGCTGGAAGTGAGCACCTCATACAGTGAGTTCGTGCCCCCTTTGACCGTGCTGACAAACGCGTATTGCCATTTCGGAGAGATGACCATCCCTGGTTCTCCTGCTTGTTCAGGAAGTCCATTTCGACACAACAACAGATGCAGTGTAACTCCTTGCCGGAAAACGACAAAGACGCATTTCGCTGAGCCCGGCTTTAAAAATCCCGGAATGGCCCCCTTGGCTCCGCCTTCTCCATA is a genomic window of Rubinisphaera margarita containing:
- a CDS encoding inositol monophosphatase family protein produces the protein MRKEIIAALSKHMPDVMRWSGSLARELRKHNIAITAKTSGSALTDALTLADLTIQDLLINAMRDRAPELLKCRIEAEESTGDLTRFASEGEYIIALDPIDGTKQFRDKSGDGYAVMLHLRTVDEVIYSLVYLPAFGEHGGWVEVHPDRIVTGADDPARPARDVLDSLTPIDAKTRPHSKKIYLIGFQQRDVERSEDVTRAGLEGVAPDDMPGSIYPLLATGEFGGSLIHTPNVYDYPVSWQIARQLGGDSVWVHDGQTVNFSEMWMDERADMLRLPGIVATSADQSTLEILCDLAREWSRERYENR
- a CDS encoding low molecular weight protein arginine phosphatase, producing the protein MILRTCHDLDDSVDAGQEAVARLAAGEIVGVATDYGYAAACRSARKLHSCLEGGENSAEIVLALRHPEEIHDYLPELPKPAWRLLSRSAAGSLVLRFPSTNKTLLFDRPEDLSLLESETRRVAWSQVSTSRSVLASSGSLSKFIHPYTAWPLYLLWPREITGNTAFRCCQTASSLVDCLPNCLNYVIETGIVQADGPPAIVEFSDEGVRIIPSSEMNESTILEKGRAGVLFVCTGNTCRSPMAEVLCRKMLAERLNCSPSEVSRYGIEVASAGIAADYGLPASAEAVELLAAEGVDLTAHQSQPLTQSLLERSDHVYTLTRHHRDIIVTHRPELQDRVSVLGRDGRDIPDPIGGDLAIYRECKDVIEANLKPIVDDLIAHLDK
- a CDS encoding sulfotransferase family 2 domain-containing protein, encoding MVISPKWQYAFVSTVKGGTNSLYEVLTSSYDGHRYGDFHCCDVSEIPSDWLLFTTCRNPYTRAVSIWWSTCMRGKDRYQFRQMCENPDSFEAFARWAASVQPHLGDMSSSQQQLLMTQSARHGDINFSTILRMEHLERDFAQLPFVMGRGGKLPQLNPTVGQRDGAHTYLTEEAALAVQKWMGVDFDRYGYSREIAKIETLEASPQR